One window from the genome of Candidatus Chlorohelix allophototropha encodes:
- a CDS encoding amidohydrolase: MSQKIDLIIHNANIYTFDSGQPRAEALAIADGRIIAAGSVSDIRDLDGANAARDTLDLKGATLIPGLNDSHTHFAWWSLIMQELKLAGINKLNKVLDLVAESAEVTPVGAWLQGQGWDKNLWGDEFPNRMMLDRVAPRHPVALMSKDAHLLWVNSLALQLAGLTRDTPEVEGGEITRDAQGEPTGILKENAMSLVHRVIPEPTIEQVEAAIEMALPEAHRTGLTAVHSIEDAIGFAAFQNLRAQGKLSLRTAVLLGNWAIPHLQALGLRQGFGDEMLWLAQIKFFLDGTLGSQTAAMFEPFDNSPDHRHDNCGMFRMDPEDFERQARQAIRSGFGIAVHVIGDHAARLGLDVIEKMQREEDSGRLRNRLEHVQIVTPQDLLRFAASRIIASCQPTHATTDRDVAERYWGYERAARSYQYRALLYSGAPVAFGSDVPVESIDPRKGIFAAVSRRREGENRPAFFAQECLTVGEAIRGFTYGAAYAAGDERRRGRIAPGMLADLTALAQDIFVTPEDEIPQTPVVVTLVGGSPVYLSL; encoded by the coding sequence ATGAGCCAGAAAATAGACCTGATAATTCACAATGCCAACATTTATACTTTTGACTCTGGGCAACCTCGCGCCGAAGCGTTGGCAATCGCTGATGGGCGCATCATTGCTGCCGGCAGCGTTTCTGATATTCGCGATCTCGATGGCGCAAACGCTGCCCGTGATACGCTCGATTTAAAGGGCGCTACCCTTATCCCCGGTTTGAACGATTCCCATACCCACTTTGCTTGGTGGTCTTTGATCATGCAGGAATTAAAACTGGCAGGGATTAACAAGCTGAATAAAGTGCTGGATTTGGTCGCCGAAAGTGCGGAGGTTACTCCGGTGGGTGCGTGGTTGCAGGGGCAAGGCTGGGATAAGAATCTGTGGGGGGATGAGTTTCCCAATCGTATGATGCTTGACCGGGTTGCGCCACGTCACCCCGTTGCGTTAATGAGCAAAGATGCCCATTTGCTGTGGGTAAACAGCCTAGCTCTGCAACTTGCCGGGCTTACTCGCGATACTCCTGAAGTGGAAGGCGGAGAGATTACTCGTGACGCTCAGGGTGAGCCAACCGGCATTCTAAAAGAAAATGCTATGAGTCTCGTACACCGCGTTATACCTGAACCTACTATAGAACAGGTAGAGGCTGCTATTGAGATGGCTTTACCGGAAGCGCACCGCACCGGGCTAACCGCTGTCCACTCAATAGAAGATGCCATCGGCTTTGCCGCTTTTCAGAATTTGCGGGCGCAGGGCAAACTGAGTTTGCGTACCGCCGTTTTGCTGGGCAATTGGGCGATTCCACACCTGCAAGCGTTGGGTTTGCGGCAGGGTTTTGGCGATGAGATGCTCTGGCTGGCGCAGATAAAGTTTTTCCTCGATGGTACACTTGGTTCACAAACCGCCGCAATGTTTGAGCCGTTCGACAATAGCCCCGACCACCGCCATGATAATTGCGGGATGTTTCGGATGGACCCGGAAGATTTCGAGCGACAGGCGCGACAGGCAATCAGAAGTGGATTTGGAATTGCTGTCCATGTAATTGGAGATCATGCTGCTCGTCTCGGTTTGGATGTGATTGAAAAGATGCAGCGCGAGGAAGATTCGGGCAGGTTGCGAAACAGGCTCGAACATGTACAAATAGTAACCCCTCAAGACCTATTGCGTTTTGCTGCCAGTCGCATAATCGCTTCATGCCAACCCACCCACGCCACCACCGACCGGGACGTTGCCGAGCGTTACTGGGGTTACGAACGTGCCGCCCGTAGTTACCAGTATCGCGCCCTCTTGTATAGCGGTGCGCCTGTGGCGTTTGGTTCAGATGTGCCGGTGGAATCAATTGACCCTCGCAAGGGAATCTTTGCCGCTGTTTCGCGCCGCCGCGAGGGGGAAAACCGCCCTGCCTTCTTCGCCCAAGAATGTCTTACTGTTGGCGAGGCAATCAGGGGATTTACCTATGGCGCAGCCTATGCGGCGGGCGATGAACGGCGGCGTGGGCGCATTGCTCCGGGCATGCTGGCAGATTTGACCGCGCTGGCTCAGGATATATTTGTTACGCCCGAAGACGAAATACCGCAAACTCCCGTAGTTGTTACGTTGGTTGGCGGTAGTCCGGTTTATCTTTCCCTATAG
- a CDS encoding YbjN domain-containing protein produces the protein MFQTPIYQALVNFFNTEEWSFIPKEDEPTLRLWYQGTSGQWVCYAKVREEQKQVFFYSVSPVVVPENKFGAVTELINRINCNLVFGNFALDYEDGTFHFRTCLLFDNTSPSTELLRKLVFFNVMLMDEYLQSLMQVLYTDASPAEVFSQSKD, from the coding sequence TTGTTTCAGACTCCGATCTATCAAGCACTGGTGAACTTTTTTAATACGGAAGAGTGGTCATTCATTCCTAAGGAAGATGAACCAACCCTTCGATTATGGTATCAAGGAACTAGCGGTCAATGGGTTTGCTATGCCAAAGTACGAGAAGAGCAGAAGCAAGTATTTTTCTATTCGGTCAGCCCGGTGGTTGTACCGGAAAATAAATTTGGAGCCGTTACCGAATTAATCAATCGGATAAACTGTAATCTGGTTTTCGGCAATTTTGCTCTGGATTATGAAGACGGCACCTTCCATTTCCGAACTTGCCTTTTGTTCGACAATACCAGTCCCAGTACCGAACTATTGCGAAAACTGGTTTTTTTCAATGTAATGTTGATGGATGAATACCTGCAAAGCCTAATGCAGGTGCTATACACTGATGCCAGCCCTGCTGAAGTATTCAGCCAATCCAAGGATTAG
- a CDS encoding DUF4446 family protein yields the protein MTGFESFFNSAGPYLWVLTILLVAGLGYMLWRVNNHANQMYRLLDNFVRDTRGGENGLEELINRLKRIERDASMLDVIQTAMRELELRQNRSYQSVGLVRFNPFTDMGGDQSFALAIIDSFGNGFVMSSLHGRTATRIYAKTVKRGQASGTISTEEQAAIDQAMRNQQLAPDFPSTSKAMLSAPEDN from the coding sequence ATGACAGGTTTTGAAAGTTTCTTTAACAGTGCTGGACCATATCTCTGGGTTTTGACAATTCTGCTGGTGGCAGGGTTGGGCTATATGCTGTGGCGCGTGAATAACCACGCAAATCAGATGTATCGTTTACTGGATAATTTTGTGCGCGATACTCGAGGCGGGGAAAACGGTCTTGAGGAATTGATAAATCGCCTCAAACGCATCGAGCGCGATGCTTCTATGCTTGACGTAATTCAAACCGCTATGCGTGAGTTGGAACTTCGCCAGAACCGCAGCTACCAATCGGTCGGTCTTGTTCGTTTTAATCCCTTTACCGATATGGGCGGTGACCAGAGTTTTGCGCTTGCTATAATTGATAGTTTTGGCAACGGCTTTGTGATGAGCAGTTTGCATGGACGTACTGCCACGCGCATTTACGCTAAAACTGTTAAACGTGGTCAGGCATCAGGTACTATCAGCACCGAAGAGCAGGCAGCAATAGATCAGGCTATGCGCAACCAGCAACTTGCGCCTGATTTCCCATCTACCTCAAAAGCAATGCTCTCTGCTCCCGAAGATAACTGA